One part of the Microlunatus elymi genome encodes these proteins:
- the narH gene encoding nitrate reductase subunit beta: MRVKAQMSMVMNLDKCIGCHTCTVTCKQVWTNRAGTEYIYFNNVETKPGIGYPKRYEDQEQWHGGWTLDKKGRLQLKAGGRLKKLLQIFYNPDLPSIDDYGEPWTYNYQKLIEAPLGTRNPSAHSASALSGKDMTMQWGGNWEDDLAGATEHAMRDPNLTNLEQHVQMEFEQAFMFYLPRICEHCLNPSCVASCPSGALYKREEDGIVLVDQDRCRGWRFCVSGCPYKKVYFNHRTGKAEKCTLCAPRIEVGQPTVCSETCVGRLRYLGLILYDADNVLPAAATEDPQGLYEAQLSVMLDPEDPQVQAEALRQGIPADWIEAARRSPTYALAKKHKVALPLHPEYRTMPMVWYIPPLSPVADIVHAAGYDEADPDKVFATIDSLRIPIEYLANLFTAGDVEPVRRVLRKLAAIRATMRASQLGLEPNEELGKAVDTSPAELDDLYRLLAIAKYDDRYVVPKAHAEDAGRLQSQHEQMFCSLDTEGGPGMGGAGMGSGGLDEFGPRNPEAHTFTADDGRQHFNLLGWDGASTSPHLFPEGGAR, translated from the coding sequence ATGCGGGTCAAGGCACAGATGTCGATGGTGATGAACCTGGACAAGTGCATCGGCTGCCACACCTGCACGGTCACCTGCAAGCAGGTCTGGACGAACCGGGCCGGCACCGAATACATCTACTTCAACAACGTTGAGACCAAGCCCGGCATCGGCTACCCGAAGCGGTACGAGGACCAGGAGCAGTGGCACGGCGGCTGGACGCTGGACAAGAAGGGCCGGCTGCAGCTCAAGGCCGGCGGCCGGTTGAAGAAGCTGCTGCAGATCTTCTACAACCCGGACCTGCCGTCGATCGACGACTACGGCGAGCCGTGGACGTACAACTATCAGAAGTTGATCGAGGCTCCGCTGGGCACCCGCAATCCCAGCGCCCACTCCGCTTCCGCGCTGTCCGGCAAGGACATGACCATGCAGTGGGGCGGCAACTGGGAAGATGATCTTGCCGGGGCCACCGAGCACGCGATGCGGGATCCGAACCTGACCAACCTCGAACAGCACGTGCAGATGGAGTTCGAGCAGGCGTTCATGTTCTACCTGCCGCGGATCTGCGAGCACTGCCTGAACCCGTCCTGCGTCGCGTCCTGCCCGTCCGGCGCGCTCTACAAGCGCGAGGAGGACGGCATCGTGCTGGTCGATCAGGATCGCTGCCGGGGTTGGCGATTCTGCGTCTCCGGCTGCCCGTACAAGAAGGTCTACTTCAACCACCGCACCGGCAAGGCGGAGAAGTGCACGCTGTGCGCGCCCCGGATCGAGGTCGGCCAGCCGACCGTCTGCTCCGAGACCTGCGTCGGCCGGCTGCGCTATCTCGGTTTGATCTTGTACGACGCTGACAACGTGTTGCCGGCCGCGGCGACCGAGGACCCGCAGGGTCTGTACGAGGCCCAGTTGTCGGTGATGCTGGATCCGGAGGATCCGCAGGTGCAGGCCGAGGCGCTCCGGCAGGGCATCCCGGCGGACTGGATCGAGGCGGCCCGCCGGTCGCCGACCTACGCGCTGGCCAAGAAACACAAGGTCGCGCTGCCGCTGCATCCGGAGTACCGGACGATGCCGATGGTGTGGTACATCCCGCCGCTGTCGCCGGTGGCCGACATCGTGCACGCCGCCGGCTACGACGAGGCCGACCCGGACAAGGTGTTCGCCACCATCGACTCGCTGCGGATCCCGATCGAATACCTGGCCAACCTGTTCACCGCCGGCGATGTCGAACCGGTCCGCCGGGTGCTGCGCAAACTGGCCGCGATCCGGGCCACCATGCGCGCCTCCCAGCTCGGGCTGGAACCCAACGAGGAGCTGGGCAAGGCGGTCGACACCAGCCCTGCCGAACTCGACGACCTCTACCGGCTGCTGGCCATCGCCAAGTACGACGACCGGTACGTGGTGCCGAAGGCGCACGCCGAGGACGCCGGCCGGTTGCAGAGTCAGCACGAGCAGATGTTCTGCAGCTTGGACACCGAGGGCGGGCCGGGGATGGGTGGCGCCGGGATGGGTAGCGGGGGGCTGGACGAGTTCGGGCCGCGGAACCCCGAGGCTCACACGTTCACCGCCGACGACGGCCGCCAGCACTTCAACCTGCTCGGCTGGGACGGGGCCAGCACCTCGCCGCATCTGTTTCCCGAGGGAGGTGCCCGATGA
- the narI gene encoding respiratory nitrate reductase subunit gamma has product MKTANAFQIFWWVAIPYFAFGVFVIGTIWRWRYDQYGWTSRSTQLQERKFLKWGAPLFHYATFAAIGGHILGILIPAAVTNFLGIPDHAYHIFATVAGTVAAVLVIAGIAFLAFRRVFIPRVRATTSPVDWFALILILVIVITGTVPTIWNLFGLNYDYRDTVGVWFRGLFTGHPRPEVMITAPLVYKIHATAAWSVWIVWPFTRLVHAFSYPLRYLVRPYIVFRSKVASGPNEPGTSGRRWRRIGQRF; this is encoded by the coding sequence ATGAAGACCGCCAACGCGTTCCAGATCTTCTGGTGGGTGGCCATCCCGTACTTCGCCTTCGGCGTGTTCGTCATCGGGACGATCTGGCGCTGGCGCTACGACCAGTACGGCTGGACCAGCCGCTCCACCCAGCTGCAGGAACGCAAGTTCCTCAAGTGGGGCGCGCCGCTGTTCCACTACGCGACCTTCGCCGCGATCGGCGGGCACATCCTGGGCATCCTGATCCCGGCGGCGGTGACGAACTTCCTCGGCATCCCCGATCACGCCTACCACATCTTCGCCACCGTCGCCGGCACCGTGGCTGCGGTGCTGGTGATCGCCGGGATCGCGTTCCTGGCCTTCCGGCGGGTCTTCATCCCGCGCGTCCGGGCCACCACCTCGCCGGTCGACTGGTTCGCGCTGATCCTGATCCTGGTGATCGTGATCACCGGCACCGTGCCGACGATCTGGAACCTGTTCGGCCTGAACTACGACTACCGCGACACCGTCGGCGTCTGGTTCCGCGGCCTGTTCACCGGGCATCCGCGGCCGGAGGTGATGATCACCGCGCCGCTGGTCTACAAGATCCACGCCACCGCCGCCTGGTCGGTCTGGATCGTCTGGCCGTTCACTCGGTTGGTGCACGCCTTCAGCTACCCGCTGCGTTACCTGGTCCGGCCGTACATCGTCTTCCGCAGCAAGGTGGCGTCCGGCCCGAACGAGCCCGGCACCAGCGGCCGCCGCTGGCGCCGCATCGGGCAGCGATTCTGA
- a CDS encoding nitrate reductase subunit alpha, whose translation MTDKDLLAPLLPGGEPIEKLLRTAQFFAPGKATKDFREVHRIGGRDAEEFWHERWRHDKEVRSTHGVNCTGSCSWKVYVKDGIITWETQQTDYPSVGPDSPEYEPRGCPRGASFSWYTYSPSRVRYPYVRAPLLELWRAARSAGEDPVDAWIEISRNPEKAKRYKDFRGKGGFVRATWPEVVELIAAAHVATIRDFGPDRVVGFSPIPAMSQVSYSAGTRFLSMIGATILSFYDWYADLPPASPQVFGDQTDVPESGDWWNSSYLMLWGTNLPITRTPDAHFMTEARYKGQKVVVVSPDYSDHTKFADDWLPCAPGTDGALAMAMGHVILTEFFRDRQVDYFTDYVTKYTDLPFLVTLREHGDSYLPDHFLTAADLGGSVAQAEGAASKTVVLDQAGEPRVPNGSLGFRYTESGRGRWNLDLEQLRPRLSLYDGHDESVTVDLPRFDVGPTQGGDAIRRGVPVRRIGDRLVTTVFDLLMAQYAVGRDGLPGDWPTGYDDPQPYTPAWQERITSVPAGAATRVAREFARNAELSGGRSMIAMGAGTNHWYHSDQIYRTFFTLLMLCGCEGVNGGGWAHYVGQEKVRPLTGFQNMAFGLDWQRPPRHMTGTSFFYLHTDQWRYEKFRADELTSPLGTGLFTGRAFADCLVQAARMGWTPSHPAFNRNPLDLADEAKAAGRPVADHIVDELTAGRLRFADEDPDDPANFPRVMTVWRANLLGSSGKGMEYFMRHFLGIEDAVRAEETLPELRPQELTWHEEAPRGKLDLVTTLDFRMTSSCTHADIVLPAATWYEKHDISTTDMHPFVHSFNPAIAPPWEARTDFDTFTAIGEEFSRQAARHLGTRTDVVATPLMHDSPDEARHPGGRMQDFRRGDCEPVPGVTMPKLTVIERDYTAVAAKMAAVGPLLDTLGTTVKGITVHPDGALDYLGRKNGRIRGGIADGRPALTRDVHLAEALLALSGTTNGQVAVQGWRELERQTGMRLADLAEEREADQISFADTQVQPRAVITSPEWSGSETGGRRYAPFVVNTERLKPWHTLTGRMHFYLDHEWMAEFGEALPAYRPPLDYLRFYGDQGVGDAGRPEVTVRYLTPHSKWSIHSEYQDNLHMLRLFRGGPVIWMSPQDAAKIGVGDNDWIEAFNRNGVVACRAVVSHRMPEGTVFMYHAKDRHLMTPKSEISGWHGGGDNSLTRLVIKPTHAIGGYAQFSWGFNYYGPTGNQRDEITVIRRRSQEVEF comes from the coding sequence GTGACCGACAAGGACCTGCTGGCACCCCTGCTGCCCGGCGGCGAACCGATCGAGAAGCTGTTGCGGACCGCACAGTTCTTCGCCCCGGGCAAGGCGACCAAGGATTTCCGGGAGGTCCATCGGATCGGCGGACGCGACGCCGAGGAGTTCTGGCACGAGCGGTGGCGGCACGACAAGGAGGTCCGCTCCACCCACGGGGTGAACTGCACCGGCTCCTGCTCGTGGAAGGTGTACGTCAAGGACGGCATCATCACCTGGGAGACCCAGCAGACCGACTACCCGTCGGTGGGCCCCGATTCCCCGGAGTACGAGCCACGCGGCTGCCCGCGCGGCGCCTCCTTTTCCTGGTACACCTACTCGCCGTCGAGGGTCCGCTATCCGTACGTCCGGGCACCCTTGCTGGAGCTGTGGCGAGCGGCGCGCAGCGCCGGCGAAGACCCGGTGGACGCCTGGATCGAGATCAGCCGAAATCCGGAGAAAGCCAAGCGCTACAAGGATTTCCGCGGCAAGGGCGGCTTCGTCCGCGCCACCTGGCCGGAGGTGGTCGAGCTGATCGCCGCCGCGCACGTGGCCACCATCCGCGACTTCGGCCCGGACCGGGTGGTCGGTTTCTCACCGATCCCGGCGATGTCGCAGGTGTCCTACTCGGCCGGCACCCGGTTCCTGTCCATGATCGGTGCCACCATCTTGTCCTTCTACGACTGGTACGCCGACCTGCCGCCGGCCTCGCCGCAGGTGTTCGGCGATCAGACCGACGTGCCCGAGTCGGGTGACTGGTGGAATTCGTCGTACCTGATGTTGTGGGGCACCAACCTGCCGATCACCCGGACCCCGGACGCCCATTTCATGACCGAGGCCCGCTACAAGGGGCAGAAGGTCGTGGTGGTCAGCCCGGACTACTCCGACCACACCAAGTTCGCCGACGACTGGCTGCCGTGCGCGCCCGGCACCGACGGTGCGCTGGCGATGGCGATGGGGCACGTGATCTTGACCGAGTTCTTCCGCGACCGGCAGGTGGACTACTTCACCGACTACGTCACCAAGTACACCGACCTGCCGTTCCTGGTCACGCTGCGCGAACACGGCGACAGCTACCTCCCCGATCACTTCCTCACCGCCGCGGATCTCGGCGGCTCCGTTGCACAAGCCGAGGGCGCGGCGAGCAAGACCGTCGTGCTCGACCAGGCCGGTGAGCCGAGAGTCCCGAACGGGTCGCTCGGCTTCCGCTACACCGAGTCCGGCCGGGGCCGGTGGAACCTCGACCTGGAGCAGCTCCGCCCGAGACTGAGCCTGTACGACGGTCACGACGAGTCCGTCACCGTCGACCTGCCCCGCTTCGACGTCGGCCCGACCCAGGGCGGCGACGCGATCCGCCGCGGCGTCCCGGTCAGGCGGATCGGCGATCGGCTGGTCACCACCGTCTTCGACCTGCTGATGGCCCAGTACGCGGTCGGCCGGGACGGACTGCCGGGCGACTGGCCGACCGGTTACGACGACCCGCAGCCCTACACCCCGGCCTGGCAGGAGCGGATCACCTCGGTGCCGGCCGGAGCCGCGACCCGGGTGGCCCGGGAGTTCGCCCGCAACGCCGAGCTGTCGGGTGGCCGGTCGATGATCGCGATGGGCGCCGGCACCAACCACTGGTATCACTCCGACCAGATCTACCGGACCTTCTTCACGCTGCTGATGCTGTGCGGCTGCGAGGGCGTCAACGGCGGCGGCTGGGCCCACTACGTCGGCCAGGAGAAGGTCCGCCCGCTGACCGGATTCCAGAACATGGCGTTCGGGCTGGACTGGCAGCGGCCGCCGCGGCACATGACCGGAACCTCCTTCTTCTACCTGCACACCGACCAGTGGCGGTACGAGAAGTTCCGGGCCGACGAGCTGACCAGTCCGCTCGGCACCGGGCTGTTCACCGGCCGGGCGTTCGCCGACTGCCTGGTCCAGGCCGCGCGGATGGGTTGGACCCCGTCGCATCCGGCGTTCAACCGCAACCCGCTCGACCTGGCCGACGAGGCCAAGGCGGCAGGAAGGCCGGTGGCCGACCACATCGTCGACGAACTCACGGCGGGCCGGCTCCGGTTCGCCGACGAGGATCCCGACGACCCGGCCAACTTCCCCCGGGTGATGACGGTCTGGCGGGCCAATCTGCTCGGCTCCTCCGGCAAGGGGATGGAGTACTTCATGCGGCATTTCCTCGGCATCGAGGACGCGGTCCGCGCCGAGGAGACCCTGCCCGAACTCCGGCCACAGGAGCTGACCTGGCACGAGGAGGCGCCTCGCGGAAAGCTCGACCTGGTCACCACCCTCGACTTTCGTATGACCAGTTCCTGCACCCACGCCGACATCGTGCTGCCGGCCGCGACCTGGTACGAGAAGCACGACATCTCCACGACCGACATGCACCCGTTCGTGCATTCGTTCAACCCGGCGATCGCGCCGCCGTGGGAGGCCAGGACCGACTTCGACACGTTCACGGCGATCGGCGAGGAGTTCTCCCGGCAGGCGGCCCGGCATCTGGGCACCCGGACCGACGTGGTCGCCACCCCGCTGATGCACGACAGCCCGGACGAGGCCAGACATCCGGGCGGGCGGATGCAGGACTTCCGACGCGGCGACTGCGAACCGGTGCCGGGTGTCACCATGCCCAAGCTGACCGTGATCGAGCGTGACTACACCGCGGTCGCGGCCAAGATGGCCGCGGTCGGACCGCTGCTGGACACGCTGGGAACCACGGTCAAGGGCATCACCGTGCATCCGGACGGGGCACTGGACTACCTGGGCCGCAAGAACGGTCGGATCCGCGGCGGCATCGCAGACGGCCGGCCCGCGCTGACCCGCGACGTGCACCTGGCCGAAGCTCTGCTGGCGTTGTCTGGCACCACCAACGGCCAGGTCGCGGTCCAGGGCTGGCGGGAGTTGGAGCGGCAGACCGGGATGCGGCTGGCCGACCTGGCCGAGGAGCGTGAGGCCGATCAGATCAGCTTCGCCGACACACAGGTGCAGCCGCGGGCGGTGATCACCTCGCCGGAGTGGTCGGGCAGCGAGACCGGCGGCCGCCGCTACGCCCCGTTCGTGGTCAACACCGAACGGCTCAAGCCGTGGCACACGCTGACTGGGCGGATGCACTTCTACCTCGATCACGAGTGGATGGCCGAGTTCGGCGAGGCGCTTCCGGCCTACCGGCCGCCGCTGGACTACCTGCGGTTCTACGGCGACCAGGGTGTCGGCGACGCCGGCCGGCCGGAGGTGACGGTCCGCTACCTGACCCCGCACTCGAAGTGGTCGATCCACTCGGAGTACCAGGACAACCTGCACATGCTGCGGCTGTTCCGGGGCGGTCCGGTGATCTGGATGAGTCCGCAGGACGCGGCCAAGATCGGGGTCGGCGACAACGACTGGATCGAGGCGTTCAACCGCAACGGGGTGGTGGCCTGCCGGGCGGTGGTCAGCCACCGGATGCCGGAGGGAACGGTGTTCATGTATCACGCCAAGGACCGGCACCTGATGACGCCGAAGTCGGAGATCTCCGGCTGGCACGGCGGCGGCGACAACTCGCTGACCCGACTGGTGATCAAACCGACCCACGCCATCGGCGGCTACGCCCAGTTCTCCTGGGGGTTCAACTACTACGGCCCGACCGGAAACCAACGCGACGAGATCACCGTGATCCGCCGCCGCTCCCAGGAGGTGGAGTTCTGA
- the narJ gene encoding nitrate reductase molybdenum cofactor assembly chaperone — translation MTRPEVSPYKLASVLLQYPTAPIFAGLDTLVAAVATVRPHQSRDAMAGFLDWLGKTPPAEVAEHYVETFDLHRRCALYLTYYRFGDTRRRGMAMLSFKTAYRVAAFDPTDDELPDYLPLVLEFASLSPRGEDLLRSHRADLELLRKALHEANTPYAGVVDAVCALLPRLGRRDLGLVKLHWEKGPPDEEVGLEPFAPPEYMGMGS, via the coding sequence ATGACCAGGCCGGAGGTCAGCCCGTACAAGTTGGCGTCGGTGCTGCTGCAGTATCCGACCGCGCCGATCTTCGCCGGACTGGACACCCTGGTCGCCGCAGTGGCCACGGTCCGGCCGCACCAGAGCCGGGACGCGATGGCCGGATTCCTTGACTGGCTTGGGAAAACTCCGCCCGCCGAGGTGGCCGAACACTACGTCGAGACCTTCGATCTGCATCGCCGGTGCGCCCTGTATCTGACCTACTACCGCTTCGGCGACACCCGCAGACGCGGGATGGCGATGCTGAGCTTCAAGACCGCCTACCGGGTCGCCGCGTTCGACCCGACCGACGACGAGCTGCCGGACTATCTGCCGCTGGTGCTGGAGTTCGCCTCACTGTCACCACGCGGTGAGGACCTGCTGCGCAGCCACCGGGCCGACCTGGAGTTGCTGCGCAAGGCACTGCACGAGGCGAACACCCCGTACGCCGGGGTGGTGGACGCGGTCTGCGCCCTGCTGCCGCGGCTGGGCCGGCGCGACCTCGGCCTGGTCAAGCTGCACTGGGAGAAGGGACCGCCGGACGAGGAGGTCGGGCTGGAGCCGTTCGCGCCACCCGAGTACATGGGGATGGGTTCATGA